ACTTGGATGTGATCCTGCTGAAGAAGGAACAGACCAGGGTGGAGGTGCAGCCTGCACCCCACTCCTGAGGGCACTAACCAGCACAAATGGTGTCTGGACAGACTAAGAACACCTCCTTCCCCAGTGCTGTATGCTTCCTGAGGAGAGTCAAAACCAAATAagacaggaaaagcaggatgAAACTGGAACACAATCCCTCACTAGAGTATCCCCTGTTTTGAGAGGCAGAACAAGCCTCCAGAAGTGGTTTGCTGAGGTCCTGGTGAAGATTCTGCTCTATTTAAAGGACTTTTTTCTGGGATGAACTTTACCGAACACACATGCAGCCTCCACAGCACCATAAATTCAGGGCTGACATTTAATGCCTCAGCACATTTCTTTCCTTGTCCCGTGCAAGACGTCAAGTATGTCAGGttaagagaagagaaaaagaggaaaaataattacacaGTAAATTAAACAAGGCCAACCCCCTCCCACTTATTAGAGCTTCATAAGTTGCTACCTCTGGCTCAAGCTCTCTTGAATACGTACCAAGGGTAACACTAAAAATAGGTCCTGTACTGATGGTTGGGTCACAGCCTGCTAGGGGGaggcatttttatttaattacaaGCCCAGCAGCGTGTTGCTGGGGGGGGATTCATAAACACGGCTCTCGAAGCCCGGCTGTAAAGTTTGTGCTCCTTCGCTGAGTCACTGAGGCTAAATTCCCCTTTGTGTGGGGGATTTAGGGGAGGAATGTGGGAAGGCTGGCCCGGGCTGCCGCCCTCCTGAGTCACTGCTCAGCTCatcctccagccctggcaggctcAGGGCCCTAAGCCACTAATTAGCCTCATTGTCTTAGGGCTGCAGCATCCATAACCTAGCACGGGGAGGGGGGAGGATGGAGGGACAAAGCTCCTGGAAACCCATGAGCTGTATCTCCTGGCACTTGTGTTCTGTGCGTCATAACCCACCTCTCAACACTCCCCGAGGGATACTGATCCACTCCTTCCGTGGGATGGCATTGATTCCATGATGCCGAATGCGAGTGAAGTTGTAACCTGGCGCAGTGCTTACGAGCAGGGAGGGTTTTGGTGCACAGAGCGCGGGGTGCAGCAGCCTCGTTGGGAGCTGTGCGGATGTGTGCAGCGGCACGCCGGCTGCTAGCTCACGCGGCCGTGACACGATGATCCCCGTCGCTGCTGCCGTGCCTCTGTTGCGTGCTCGAGCGTGCCCAGGTGGCATCCCACACCCAGCAGGGCCGGGAGGCTGACGGGCGGGCATGTGGGGAAGGGCACACAGGGGTTTCTGCAGTGTGGCACGTGTCCAGTCAGCTCCGTCCGAACCACCAGGCTGTGCAGGTCTCCTTTCCCACAACAGCAGGCAGCTCCTGCGCAGCTCCGTTGGGCTGGCTACAGCCGAGCTCCAAAAATGACTTACTTTGGGATCAATGCAATGTGGATGGCCCGTATCCCACCACCCCACGCCACAGCCCCCGATCCAGTTGCGTCCTTGCATGACTCTCAGGTTCCCCTTGTGCAGCACGCAGGGGCACAATGAGGGGTCTGTTCCTGGCCCCTCCACTCCCCCGGGCTGCCACAAGGCACACGGGTCCGGTGTCCGCGCGCTCGGACAGAGCCTGGTGCTCGTCAGTGGGGTTCAGAGGAAGCTTAATGCACCGTGGCTGCACACTGAGCAGCTTTCCCGGGGCTTCCACCCTCCCCCTTGCAAACAGCTTTGTGcatttaggcttttttttttttgaaataaagtCTAACACATTTAATCATCTTTTCATAAGCTGTCAGCTTGCCGCGCGCCAAAGCAGAGCAGCGCGCTCTGCCCCGGCTCCCAGCAAAGCAAATGTGCCTGGAGAAATCCTGCTCCTGGGAGCGTGCACACAGGGGCTCAGGAGCTGTGAACATTCCTCGGGGTCTGGGGTGAGATCAAAAATCAGTTTTTGAAAGTTATGGATTTTTCACTGAATTTGAAACAGATCTTATTTTGCACAGCATCTTTGCTCCAGTGTTTCATAATTCAGCTCTGCACCAGCAGTGCTGTAAAACTCAGTACACTGGAAAACTCGGAATACatcaaaagcaaaacacagctAGTCCTAGGAAAACATGGGAATGTGCCTGTCCCCCACCCTGTAGGTTCTcggcaggagcaggcagaacAGTGcagggggcagagctggggcgGGCACAGCTGAAGTCAGGGCCTAGCAAGCTGGAGAAGTCGAGCTGTGTCCTTGCACGCCTGTCTGGGGTGGAATGGGGAGATACGTGTCTAACAGCACAGGAGTGTGTGTGATGGAAAAGGGCATTTGCAGAGAGTGGAAGAAGCTGTTGTTTTGGGCATGATGGAGAGGAGCTGCTCCTCTTCCCTTTCCATTCATACAGGGTGGGTGATTCTGGGACACCTTCTGGCTGAAGTTGTCTTCCAGGATGCTTTTTGTGGACTAAGCATCCTGAACAAGGAATTTCCTTTCTTACTGTAATTGTGGAGACTGCTTGGTTTTACTCTCCTCTCCACCCACTAGCTGCCTCTTGGAGAAGCATCCCAAGGCTGCCCTTGCCATCATCCCTCAAAATACAGGCTGCTGCATTGCCCAGTCCTTGTCTTCCCACAGacctggtgctgctggccaggATATTtccactggggaaacaaacaTTTGTGTCTCCCTGTCCAAGTAACTGATGGGGCTGAGGGCTAGGAGTGGATCTGAATGGATCcctcattttcctgggaaggaTGTCCATGCTTCACCTGGTCCTCACACAGAAAGCCTTTCCTGAGGAACCACCGACTCAGGGGTTTAATGCTGGAGGTTAATAATAATCGCACCAGGCAGCACATCATTGCACCGTATCTGGTTGAGAGATTTACAAGTGAAACTCGTGGCGGAGGAAGAAATTGCCTCAATCACTCGGAGTAATGGCACATGGAGAGGCACTTGGGCGTGACTGCTACTTAACACGGAGCCCAGCTTGGCTTCATTTAGCTGCTGGTGCCTTTCTAATAAACACGTTACACTACAAGGTGGGGATTAAGAtcagaaaagtaaataaattgGAAACTGATGGGGAGAGATGGGAGGGAAATGGAAGGTACCGGGGAGGAGTGACGAAGGGATTGACTCCCATGCCAGGACATGGGGAAATGACCCTGAAGGCCATGGCTGTAGCTTTCCAAGCATCTCTGTGGGCCTCACCTGTGGCCTGCAggtgctgggcagtgcagggtatgtggggtgtccctgctcagggtCACCAAGCTGGTCTCTGCCTTCAGCAAACGGCGGCTGTGGGAAGTTCGTGTCTTAAACAATTCAGTAGcttttactatatgtattagAGGAGCAACAAAAAGTGCAACGCACCAGTTGACAGGAAGGACTGGGGGTTAATTTTCAGGATGCTGCCTGGGAATTTAGCCGTGGTATTTCCATTATTGCTAATGGGAGTCATGCAGCTTAATTTCATGTGAGCTATACTAAAAACATACTCGTAACTGCCTGCAAAATTTCAGTCCTGAAATCAAGCCTTTTAAAAGTTAGAGAAGGGTAAACAAACACCTGAAACCACAGTGTCTCACTATTTCCCCCTCTCAGCTGTTTGGATTTTAAAGTCTGGAAGAGGGAGGAACTCAAGCAGTTTGAGACAATTAAAAACCCCCATCCTGCAGGCACGCTGGCTGCCTGTGCAGTGCATCCCTGCTCTCTGCCAATTACAGCAGCAGAGTTATAACCCCCGAAAAAATAGGAGTAAGTTGATGCCTTACCCTTAACTATAGTACGGCGAGCACGGCGTTATCACACGCGTCTAATAACCCGCGCAGCGCCGCCGTGCATCGTGAGGCCTCCGTTATTAGGCTGTTCTCGTTAAATGACTGCTATCATCTGGTCCCAAAGTACATTAAATCCCATTATAATTATAAACACACTTCCCCATAACGTTCTCCTTAGATTACATTTGCGCTGCTTTACCCCAAGGGTATCTTTGTACTAATGCCGTCCGTGTTTGTTGTTTTAGCTGAAGACACCGGGCCCTGCGCCGGCTGCGTTGTGCCACGGGcgcagcagggagggagggcagaAGGGAGAGCTGTGCGGCTGCCACCCTGCCCCTCCCGAGGATTACACAGGTCTCTGGGTGCGCTGAGCGTGGGCACCGCCAAGGAGCTGAGGCACGGCCTCGGTCCTCGGATGCCGAGGACCCGCGGTGCTCCCTCCGCGCGTGGCCCGCTGCTCGTGCCGCTGTCGAGTGTCACGGTGCCGTTGTCGGTGTCACGGTGTGGCTGGCGCCTCACCGCGCGTTTCGCTCCCTTCCCGAAGGCGACCCTTGCGGCAGAGCCCCATGGCCCGTCCTGGGGTGCGGGCACTCGCCACATCCCTACATACAAGTGGTGCCGTCACGGCGTCAGTATTTtatcggggggggggggaaagggggggaaaggggggggaggaagaaaaaccAGCTTCTTCGGGGCGAAAACGTGCTCGGTGTCACATCATGTCACAAGCACCGCAGCTCCCGGTCGGAATCGGCCACGGGACTCCAAACTGGGCTCTGAGGTTGGTTTTTACCGTCTCCACCCCGGGGCCGGGGGTCCGCCCAggcgcggcgcggggggcggcTTTGTCTggcgcgggcgcggcgggggcgcAGCCGTCGGGGCGGTGGGCGCCGCCCGTCGGGGCGCGCAGCCCCGCtcgcagcggggccgggggcagcCGCGCCGCTGCCCGGTGCCGCTCCCCGGTACCGCCGGGCTTCCGGGTGCcgggctccccgccgccgcctgcggCTCCTCCATGTTTGTTGTCGGCAGCGCTGTCCAGCCGCTGCCGCTCGCTCCCCGCAAGGTGCGGggccgcgcggggcggggcgggcccgggcgGGGGCGCCCGCACTCAGCTCGgcgcgggcggggggcgcgggcggggggcgggggcggTGGCTGGGTGGGTGGGGGCGGCCTGacgcgggcgcggggcggcccgtGGGCCGGCGCCGCCGTGATTTGCTGCGCGGCgcggcgagcggcggcggcggcgatgAGAGCGGGCAGTGCGAACTGCCGGAGCAGCCGCCGGCCGCCGTGAGTGCGGGCGAGGGGGGGggcggcaccgggaccccccgcGTCCCCCGCCCCGGGACCGCCGAGTGGCTGCGGCTCCGCCGCTTCGCCGCGCACCTGATGGGGCCGAGCTGCCGGCGGGACGGGGCGGCCGGAGCTggagccgggcggcggcgggggatGCGCaccttcctctcccttccctcccttgcCTTCCCCGGCCGGCGGTAGCGGGAACGCGGCTCCGGCAGCTGCGGATCCGCCGAGCAGCGCGGAAACTTTTGGGCGAGTCGCTGCTGGGCTaacttccctctcctccccgcTCCCTTCTACTCCCCGctcccttctcctctcctttctcccCCCGGCTTTCCTCTCTCCCccaccttttttctctttttccccctttttctctctctttcgTCTCTTCCCTCCCCGCTGCCCCTTTCCCGCTCcgctctgctcctctccccctcCGCCTTTTGTTTTCGCAGATAGTCGGCACACAAAGCTGGTCCTAGATTTGAGCGACGGCGAGACACCCTGATGTGTGAGCCTGGGGCGCGCCATGGATCTGACTAAGATGGGGCTGATCCAGCTGCAGAACCCCTGCCACCCCACGGGGCTGCTGCACAAAGCCAACCAGATGCGCCTGGCGGGGACGCTGTGCGACGTGGTCATCATGGTGGACAGCCAGGAGTTCCACGCGCACCGGACCGTGCTGGCCTGCACCAGCAAGATGTTCGAGATCCTCTTCCACCGCAACAGCCAGCACTACACCCTGGACTTCCTCTCGCCAAAGACGTTCCAGCAGATCCTGGAGTACGCGTACACTGCCACCCTACAAGCCAAGGTTGAGGACCTGGATGACCTGCTCTATGCTGCCGAGATCCTGGAAATTGAGTACCTGGAGGAGCAGTGCCTGAAGATCCTGGAGACTATACAGGCCTCCGAGGACAATGACACCGAGGTTGCCATGGCTGATGGAGGTGCCACCGCCAccactgaggaggaggaggagaagaagtCAAGGTACATCAAGGGCCTCTTCATCTCCAAGCCCACTGGTGAGGAGGGTGGCTATGCTGGCATGGCCAGCCAGAATCTGCTGGCAACCACAGTGGAGCAGAGCCCCTCTGCCTCCTCATCCTACTGCTCCCTCTCTTCCATGAGCCCCACCAAGGCGGCGGTGGACAGCTTGATGACCATTGGGCAGTCACTGCTGCAGGGTGCCCTGCCACCCAGTGCCCCCGAGGACTCGCGCTCTGCCGCCACGCGCCGCCCCTCTGGCCTCGCCGAAGTCAAAACTGAAGCAATGCAGGTGGATGAGGCCTCCAGCCATGACAGCCCCCGGGCAGCCGAGCCCGGTGCCTCCGGTGGGGAGAAGCCTGACGAGAAGGGCAAGGAAGGACCTGGCACCCCGACCCGCAGCAGTGTCATCACCAGTGCCCGTGAACTGCACTACACCCGTGAGGAAGGTGCCGAGCCACCCCCTGAGCCCGGCCAGGGGCTGCCACTGGGGCCGGAGCCGTCTGCCGCTGCCCCGGGAGAGAAGTCCTTGGGCATCTACTCTCTTCTGCCGAACCACAAGACTGAGCCGGTGCTCGGCGTGCCGCCCACTGCGGCGTCCGCCCTGCACGTGCAGCCggccctggctgtctccatgGACTTCAGCGCCTATGGCGggctgctgccccagggcttCATCCAGCGGGAGCTGTTCAGCAAGCTGGGGGAGCTGGCAGCCGGCATGAAGACagagagcagagccctgggtgAGCAGTGCAGCGTGTGTGGGGCAGAGCTGCCGGACAACGAGACCCTCGAGCAGCACAGGTGAGTGCCGAGGCCGGGCTGTGGCATGCTGCACCGGGCAGCCAGGATCTCGCCGGAGGGTTTCGGTTTCTGGCTGAGTGGCATACGCACTGGGGCAAAGTTTCCATCACGTACCCCAAAACCAGCTTGTGGAGTAGCGTTCTCAGAGGGATGGCTGTTGCAGCTTCCCCAGGTCTGGTTACCGTGCCAGAAGGTTCCTTCCAGTGAGTGCTGGCTGGGGACGGCCCGGATGAGCTGGGGCCGTCGGTGTTTCCTGCGAGCATAAACACCACCGGTTTCCCTGGCTGGCATCAACCAAGCAGCTCACAATTGCTACCCTTTGAGTTTTAGGGATCTGCGTGTGGAGAGATGCAGTGGGGACAGGCAGCTCTCGCCCGCTCTGCTGAGAGCTGGCCCCCCTGTGCTAGTGCCGGCGCACGCCAGCGCGGGCAGTGGTGGCAACATGTGGTGACTTGCCAGCCTGGGGGGGTTTGTGCCGCTCAGCTTCCCGGTTTATGAAACATTTGCGCTTCGCAGAAAGTGGCGCGGGGGTCAGGCTGGGTAACGCCGGGGCGAGCGCAGAGGGCTCGGGCTGCCGCAGAGCCGCGGGTCTGTCCCTGCGGGAAAGGTGAAGGGCTGAACCTCCAATAGCTGCAGATGCGGCTTCGGGGCTCccctgctcggggtggggggtCTGTGCTCACTCCCAGCCCCGCGCCCTGGGGCTTGCTGCGGGCTGGGAGCGTGGTGGTGGTTCCTGGCACGTGAGCTCGGGGCTCCGCTGTTTATTGCCTCCTGGTCGCGGTTCAGGGACCAGGGCTTGTTCCCTCATTTGGCTGGGGAAGGGAGCCGCGTTAATTACCACACCAAAATCGGTGTCGGCTCTGAACGTGCTCCGGTGAGCGCTGCTCTGGCCCCCGCTGCAGCCCCGCCACAGGAAAGCAGCGTCCCGCCCAGGGCAGACATCCCCGGCATGGTGCCGTAGCTTCTCCCTGCCTCCCCTGGCTGCACGCCCTGTCAGATTTTTAATGAATCAACAGGTTAATTAGTCCTGATGCACATAAGGCTCCAGGGCCGGTGTCCGTGCCGGCACGTGCCTCTGGCGGGGCAGTCGGTGCTGCCggcgcgcccgccgccgccagcGGGGCGGGAGAGCTGCTGCCGGCTGCCGGGGCAGCGGCTCCCCGTACGCTCAGCCCGGGAGCGCTCCGGCGGCGGGAGCCGAGCTGCCGAGCCGGGATCCCCGGCCCTGCG
The Anomalospiza imberbis isolate Cuckoo-Finch-1a 21T00152 chromosome 24, ASM3175350v1, whole genome shotgun sequence DNA segment above includes these coding regions:
- the ZBTB16 gene encoding zinc finger and BTB domain-containing protein 16, with protein sequence MDLTKMGLIQLQNPCHPTGLLHKANQMRLAGTLCDVVIMVDSQEFHAHRTVLACTSKMFEILFHRNSQHYTLDFLSPKTFQQILEYAYTATLQAKVEDLDDLLYAAEILEIEYLEEQCLKILETIQASEDNDTEVAMADGGATATTEEEEEKKSRYIKGLFISKPTGEEGGYAGMASQNLLATTVEQSPSASSSYCSLSSMSPTKAAVDSLMTIGQSLLQGALPPSAPEDSRSAATRRPSGLAEVKTEAMQVDEASSHDSPRAAEPGASGGEKPDEKGKEGPGTPTRSSVITSARELHYTREEGAEPPPEPGQGLPLGPEPSAAAPGEKSLGIYSLLPNHKTEPVLGVPPTAASALHVQPALAVSMDFSAYGGLLPQGFIQRELFSKLGELAAGMKTESRALGEQCSVCGAELPDNETLEQHRKLHSGMKTYGCELCGKRFLDSLRLRMHLLAHSAGAKALVCDQCGAQFSKEDALETHRQTHTGTDMAVFCLLCGKRFQTQSALQQHMEVHAGVRSYICSECNRTFPSHTALKRHLRSHTGDHPYECEFCGSCFRDESTLKGHKRIHTGEKPYECNGCGKKFSLKHQLETHYRVHTGEKPFECKLCHQRSRDYSAMIKHLRTHNGASPYQCTICLEYCPSLSAMQKHMKGHKPEEIPTDWRIEKTYLYLCYV